From the Synechococcus sp. HK01-R genome, one window contains:
- the tsaD gene encoding tRNA (adenosine(37)-N6)-threonylcarbamoyltransferase complex transferase subunit TsaD, with product MTTLLALETSCDESAAAIVRQTDLGIEVLAHGISSQVEEHAQWGGVVPEIASRRHVEALPFLVEQALASSGLSMDALDAVASTVAPGLVGALMVGSITARTLAALHGLPFLGIHHLEAHLASAALGEAPPEPPYLVLLVSGGHTELIRVDLEGRMHRLGRSHDDAAGEAFDKVARLLGLSYPGGPAIQALAVAGDSSSFQLPKGRVSKPGGGYYPYDFSFSGLKTAMLRQVEACRADGAEPPWADLAASFEQVVADVLVERSLRCCRDQGLHRLVMVGGVAANRRLRALMADRGQALGVSVQIAPLAYCTDNAAMVGAAALQRLQRSTAASRLGLGVAARWPLEDADALMASPPPF from the coding sequence ATGACAACACTGCTGGCCCTCGAAACAAGTTGTGACGAGTCGGCCGCCGCCATCGTGCGGCAGACAGACCTAGGAATCGAGGTTCTGGCCCACGGCATCAGCTCCCAGGTGGAGGAGCATGCCCAGTGGGGTGGGGTGGTGCCCGAGATCGCTTCGCGAAGGCATGTGGAGGCGTTGCCCTTTCTTGTCGAGCAAGCGCTGGCGTCCTCGGGGCTCTCCATGGATGCGCTGGATGCAGTGGCCTCGACTGTTGCTCCCGGGCTCGTGGGGGCGCTGATGGTCGGTTCGATCACGGCGCGCACCCTGGCGGCTCTCCACGGATTGCCATTTCTAGGCATTCACCATCTGGAGGCTCATCTCGCATCCGCTGCCCTTGGGGAGGCTCCGCCGGAGCCTCCCTACCTGGTGTTGCTTGTGAGTGGTGGTCATACGGAGCTGATCCGGGTGGATCTAGAGGGGCGCATGCATCGGCTTGGCCGCAGCCACGATGACGCTGCTGGCGAGGCTTTCGACAAGGTGGCCCGCCTTCTGGGTCTCTCCTATCCAGGTGGGCCAGCGATCCAGGCCTTGGCAGTGGCCGGGGATTCCTCCAGCTTTCAGCTGCCCAAGGGTCGGGTGTCGAAACCCGGTGGTGGCTATTACCCCTATGACTTCTCCTTCAGCGGTTTGAAGACGGCGATGTTGCGGCAGGTGGAGGCCTGCCGCGCCGATGGCGCCGAGCCTCCCTGGGCTGATCTCGCGGCCAGCTTCGAACAGGTGGTAGCCGATGTGTTGGTGGAACGGAGCCTGCGCTGTTGCCGCGACCAGGGGCTTCATCGCCTTGTGATGGTCGGTGGGGTTGCCGCCAACCGTCGTCTGCGTGCACTCATGGCCGACCGGGGCCAGGCCTTGGGGGTCTCGGTGCAGATCGCCCCGCTCGCTTACTGCACCGATAACGCCGCCATGGTGGGAGCGGCAGCGCTCCAGCGCCTGCAACGCTCCACTGCGGCCAGTCGCCTTGGCCTCGGCGTGGCAGCCCGCTGGCCGCTGGAGGATGCGGATGCCCTCATGGCTTCGCCACCACCGTTCTGA
- a CDS encoding type IV pilus twitching motility protein PilT: MAAPPSSSDPGTMPTLEVLVRIANERGHSDVHLGVGEVPRYRSRGEMISTDWPITDHKHFQGWLQEVLTPHQIDAFHRSKEFDGSHAFPFVRVRINLLDSLRGPAMVLRLIPQRILSLEELQLPAVLRELASKPKGLVLVTGPTGSGKSTTLAAMIDWINRHQTRHILTIEDPVEFVHESRQSLIRHREVGQHTLTFQNALRASLREDPDVILVGEIRDRETLSTALEASQTGHLVFGTLHTNSAVKTVERVLGMHPPEEQESVRRALSEALLGVIAQGLIRTTDGKRAAYHDILINTDACRDYIQRGALDEVEEIMARSGFDGMVTINQSLQALVDSGRVGEPEAVAVSLRPNELAQALRGRS; this comes from the coding sequence ATGGCGGCCCCACCCTCATCCAGCGATCCGGGCACCATGCCCACGCTTGAGGTGCTCGTCCGCATCGCCAATGAACGGGGGCACTCCGATGTCCACCTCGGGGTGGGAGAGGTGCCCCGCTACCGGTCAAGGGGTGAAATGATCTCGACCGACTGGCCGATTACAGACCACAAGCACTTCCAGGGCTGGCTGCAGGAGGTCCTCACGCCGCATCAGATCGATGCCTTTCATCGCAGCAAGGAATTCGATGGTTCCCATGCCTTTCCCTTCGTACGGGTGCGCATCAACCTTCTCGATTCCCTGCGCGGGCCAGCGATGGTGCTGCGTCTGATCCCCCAGAGGATCCTGAGCCTTGAAGAGCTGCAGCTCCCGGCGGTGCTTCGGGAACTCGCCTCGAAACCGAAGGGACTGGTGCTGGTCACCGGCCCCACAGGGTCGGGCAAAAGCACCACCCTGGCCGCAATGATCGACTGGATCAATCGCCACCAGACCCGCCACATCCTCACGATCGAAGATCCAGTCGAGTTCGTGCATGAAAGCCGCCAGTCGCTGATCCGCCATCGCGAAGTGGGGCAACACACGCTCACGTTTCAGAACGCTCTACGCGCCTCCCTCCGGGAGGACCCGGACGTCATTCTTGTCGGCGAGATTCGTGACCGAGAGACCCTCAGCACCGCTCTGGAGGCCTCTCAGACGGGCCACCTGGTGTTTGGGACCCTGCACACCAATTCAGCGGTCAAAACCGTTGAACGCGTGCTCGGCATGCACCCCCCGGAAGAACAGGAGAGCGTGCGTCGCGCCCTTTCGGAAGCATTGCTGGGGGTCATCGCCCAAGGGCTGATCCGCACCACCGATGGCAAGCGGGCCGCCTATCACGACATCCTCATCAACACCGATGCCTGTCGCGATTACATCCAGCGGGGGGCCCTCGACGAGGTGGAGGAGATCATGGCCAGGAGCGGCTTCGATGGGATGGTCACCATCAATCAATCGCTTCAGGCCCTGGTCGATTCGGGTCGTGTAGGGGAACCCGAGGCGGTGGCGGTGAGCCTTCGACCGAACGAACTGGCCCAGGCGCTCAGAGGCCGTAGCTGA
- a CDS encoding sodium:proton antiporter: protein MTPERLGLLWGVTVFAGAAARLLSALSGLPGVVLLLLSGLLIGRSGLGLVEPLDLGQGLETVVGLLVSLVLFDGGLNLRLPGDTIKATVLRISLIRLLLSLAAGLLAAHWLAGLGWSVAAVYSAIVLATGPTVVTPLVQQIRLAPPLGDVLEAEGLVLEPVGAVLALLLLELLLGDLHGWRELAIGLLSRLGGGVLIGVACGWLLSEALQRLKPDPAVGLRLQLTLGVLFLMFGACEWLLPESGLPASVAAGVVVGRRPSTDAAQLDALIRELARLAITMLFPLLAADVSWAELSPLGWGGISCVLVLMVLVRPVAVSVATVGLPLDWRQRFFLSWLAPRGIVTAAVASLFAIRLEQAGVLGAGRLQGLVFLTILMTVGLQGLTAQPLARMLGLIAADEDETVDATADSAAADSEAALKALPVVPDPGQ from the coding sequence ATGACGCCTGAGCGGCTGGGACTGCTCTGGGGCGTCACCGTGTTTGCGGGTGCCGCTGCCAGGCTCCTGTCAGCACTTTCGGGGTTGCCGGGAGTCGTCCTACTGCTCCTCTCTGGACTGCTCATTGGCCGCTCCGGCCTAGGCCTGGTGGAACCGCTCGATCTCGGCCAGGGGCTCGAGACGGTGGTGGGGCTGCTGGTCAGCTTGGTGCTCTTCGACGGTGGGCTGAACCTGCGGCTGCCGGGAGACACGATCAAAGCGACCGTGTTGCGGATCTCTCTGATCCGTCTGCTGCTGTCGCTTGCTGCGGGCCTGTTGGCAGCCCACTGGCTGGCTGGGCTCGGTTGGTCGGTGGCAGCGGTTTACAGCGCGATCGTGCTGGCGACAGGGCCCACCGTTGTGACGCCGTTGGTGCAGCAGATTCGGCTCGCCCCTCCTCTGGGAGATGTCTTGGAGGCGGAGGGGCTGGTGCTTGAGCCGGTTGGGGCGGTGCTGGCCCTGCTGCTGCTGGAGTTGTTGCTGGGTGATTTGCATGGATGGCGGGAGTTGGCCATTGGCCTGCTCTCCCGACTGGGGGGTGGTGTGTTGATTGGTGTGGCCTGCGGCTGGCTGCTGTCAGAGGCGCTGCAACGGCTCAAACCGGATCCCGCGGTGGGGTTGCGCCTGCAGCTGACCCTGGGGGTTCTCTTTCTGATGTTTGGGGCCTGCGAATGGCTGCTGCCCGAATCCGGGCTCCCCGCTTCTGTGGCTGCCGGCGTGGTCGTGGGCCGCAGGCCCTCCACCGATGCGGCCCAGCTCGATGCTCTGATCCGTGAGCTGGCAAGGCTGGCGATCACGATGTTGTTCCCACTCCTCGCCGCAGATGTCTCCTGGGCGGAGCTAAGCCCGCTGGGCTGGGGAGGCATCAGCTGTGTGCTGGTGCTCATGGTGCTCGTGCGGCCGGTGGCGGTCAGCGTGGCCACGGTTGGCCTTCCACTCGACTGGCGACAGCGATTCTTCCTGAGCTGGTTGGCACCCCGTGGCATCGTCACCGCGGCGGTGGCGTCTTTGTTTGCGATCCGCCTGGAGCAGGCCGGTGTGCTGGGTGCCGGACGACTCCAGGGCCTTGTTTTTCTGACGATCCTGATGACCGTTGGCCTCCAGGGACTGACCGCTCAACCGCTGGCTCGGATGCTTGGTCTGATTGCTGCTGACGAGGACGAAACGGTGGATGCGACTGCCGATTCCGCAGCTGCCGATTCAGAGG
- a CDS encoding DUF1643 domain-containing protein, producing the protein MPCSSAESGTAVSGTVFSACRRYRWILSRSLGGGQAPSLIFIGLNPSRADGERDDPTLRRLQGFARSWGYGRLVVLNLFALVTPSPAVLRRSAEPVGRANDAVLKAWLRRWSLAPQQWDLWLGWGAAGGLHDRDQRLLALLRAVLPQRQACGGAPPGVLGLTRGGYPRHPLYLPAGQLLQPWIQAEEPQVRHPVPRAQGGTVRR; encoded by the coding sequence TTGCCCTGCTCGAGCGCTGAGAGTGGGACGGCTGTCAGTGGAACTGTCTTCAGTGCCTGCAGGCGCTACCGCTGGATCCTGAGCCGCAGTCTTGGCGGCGGCCAGGCCCCCAGCCTGATCTTCATCGGCCTCAACCCCTCCCGTGCGGATGGAGAGAGGGATGACCCAACCTTGCGGCGACTGCAAGGCTTCGCTCGGTCCTGGGGCTACGGACGGCTTGTGGTGCTCAATCTTTTTGCCTTGGTGACCCCTTCACCAGCGGTGCTGCGACGCAGCGCAGAACCGGTAGGGCGGGCCAATGATGCCGTGCTCAAGGCCTGGTTACGTCGCTGGTCTCTGGCGCCGCAGCAGTGGGATCTCTGGCTGGGCTGGGGGGCTGCCGGTGGACTCCATGACCGGGATCAGAGGCTGCTCGCGCTGCTCCGTGCCGTGCTCCCCCAGCGTCAGGCATGCGGTGGGGCCCCCCCTGGTGTGCTCGGTCTCACACGCGGGGGCTATCCCCGCCATCCCCTCTACCTCCCTGCTGGCCAGCTGCTGCAACCTTGGATCCAGGCAGAGGAGCCGCAGGTTCGTCATCCTGTGCCAAGGGCTCAGGGAGGTACGGTTCGCAGATGA
- a CDS encoding high light inducible protein: MASAPRPDSASSEQDHSSTDAGGPGPSTVAGGELNAWRRGFTPQAELWNGRLAMLGLSVGIALLLILRVVGGSHS, translated from the coding sequence ATGGCATCAGCACCTAGACCTGATTCCGCTTCTTCTGAGCAGGATCATTCCTCCACTGACGCTGGCGGACCTGGGCCCAGCACGGTGGCTGGTGGTGAGCTCAACGCTTGGCGTCGTGGCTTTACGCCCCAGGCGGAACTTTGGAACGGACGCTTGGCGATGCTTGGCCTGTCCGTGGGCATTGCCCTGTTGTTGATCCTGCGTGTGGTCGGCGGCTCCCACTCCTGA
- the wecB gene encoding non-hydrolyzing UDP-N-acetylglucosamine 2-epimerase, protein MAGLPRVTIVLGTRPEAIKLAPVIQEFQACDRLETRVVLTGQHREMVTQVMDLFGLKADRDLDLMAPRQTLTHVTCAALQGLRDDFQAFPPALVLVQGDTTTAFAAALAAFYEQIPVGHVEAGLRTDNLLDPFPEEANRRLISQVAQLHFAPTTRSEANLKASGVVGQVMVTGNTVIDALLRMAERAPILSDLPIDWERQRVILATVHRRENWGDRLASIAAGMLQVLEDHPDAALLLPLHRNPTVREPLQALLGAHPRVVLTEPLDYDRLVAAMKGCTLLLTDSGGLQEEAPALGKPVLVLRRTTERPEAVDAGTARLVGTDAATIAAEASRLLSDSKAYEAMARAVNPFGDGQASRRILEASLALLER, encoded by the coding sequence ATGGCAGGTCTGCCGCGGGTGACGATCGTCCTGGGAACCCGGCCGGAAGCGATCAAGCTCGCCCCGGTGATCCAGGAGTTTCAGGCCTGCGATCGCCTGGAGACCCGTGTGGTGCTCACAGGGCAGCACCGGGAGATGGTGACTCAGGTCATGGACCTGTTCGGTCTGAAGGCCGACCGCGATCTCGATCTGATGGCGCCGCGTCAGACCCTCACCCATGTGACCTGTGCAGCACTGCAGGGCCTCCGCGACGACTTCCAGGCGTTCCCCCCGGCACTGGTGCTCGTGCAGGGGGACACCACCACGGCCTTCGCTGCTGCTCTTGCTGCGTTTTACGAGCAGATCCCCGTGGGCCATGTGGAGGCTGGTTTGCGGACCGACAACTTGCTGGATCCCTTTCCTGAGGAGGCCAATCGACGCTTGATCTCCCAGGTTGCCCAGCTGCACTTCGCCCCGACCACGCGCTCCGAAGCCAATCTCAAAGCTTCCGGTGTGGTGGGCCAGGTGATGGTGACCGGTAACACCGTGATCGATGCCCTGCTGCGGATGGCCGAGCGGGCTCCCATCCTGTCTGATCTGCCCATCGATTGGGAGCGGCAGCGGGTGATCCTCGCCACGGTCCACCGTCGTGAGAACTGGGGGGATCGCCTGGCTTCGATCGCTGCCGGGATGCTGCAGGTGCTGGAGGACCATCCCGATGCGGCCCTGCTTCTGCCTTTGCATCGCAATCCCACCGTGCGTGAACCTCTGCAGGCACTGCTGGGGGCGCATCCGCGCGTGGTGCTCACTGAACCGCTCGACTACGACCGGTTGGTGGCCGCGATGAAGGGCTGCACACTGCTGCTCACCGACTCAGGTGGCCTGCAGGAGGAAGCCCCTGCCCTGGGCAAGCCCGTGCTCGTGCTGCGACGCACCACCGAGCGACCGGAAGCTGTGGATGCTGGCACCGCTCGCCTGGTTGGCACTGACGCGGCCACGATTGCCGCTGAAGCCTCCCGGCTGCTGAGTGATTCCAAGGCCTATGAGGCCATGGCCCGGGCTGTGAACCCCTTCGGCGATGGTCAGGCCAGCCGCCGGATTCTGGAGGCCTCACTTGCCCTGCTCGAGCGCTGA